One segment of Fibrobacter sp. UWB10 DNA contains the following:
- a CDS encoding AIPR family protein, whose translation MELTKSQERRLAFVASLLSLNPNDPTDRIKALRHLNLDENGCFHGFQYSQGFMEFFIFLDEDTPLEKVVSHLNSDLKQLQIAVFRTSDPPNPFFMSLREEADPWAVNKISDDEEEEDSDSPASRPYMETLEITVLRTRATRDITDSELERTLKDMRRKLGIWKNEVKAKLEIIAEHDDLTRDFRSADDKLEIVMDSDPLHLTSDHGELFLGFCPIRTIFDYHVNLGKRLKTKHNMAIVSSNIRTYLGNLTHTNAALIDAFQTMERNDDQNVNVDDFPFLHNGMTLTGDDLRLKERDGKKVLYIERPKIINGAQSLFTYEQYAKKSKKPVNPQVLVKVVVPYPGADNFLNQVTMANNRQNPVFSYHLRAADDLQFFIWQRYQEEGFTYVYKDGVRLKARTRKLEVRMRPELAKTLFMMDGKLSECRSSDCIFDKETLYQRCFGAFVRVSPDKEKDFVRKTIAFTKAWQLLSRLPIKIRRVTPGKGVSIEANDDNPLTRITWNGRLEDKFIFRSAVKDLVVALALKHWLIYGDPIQDFEWLVENELNFNDSILKYASRIYTEDLKGILISEFKDNPSYYDTITTIDKDSGESVERRLWKGFANTATYDKMMDLLCKKNRTWEKCRGGIEVFL comes from the coding sequence ATGGAACTAACCAAATCGCAGGAACGCCGTCTAGCATTTGTGGCTAGCCTCTTGAGTCTCAATCCGAACGATCCTACTGACAGAATTAAGGCACTCCGGCATCTAAACCTTGATGAAAACGGCTGCTTCCATGGTTTCCAATATTCCCAAGGCTTTATGGAATTCTTCATCTTCCTCGATGAAGATACTCCGCTCGAAAAGGTCGTTTCTCACCTGAATTCCGACCTGAAGCAGCTCCAGATTGCCGTTTTCCGCACCAGCGACCCTCCTAATCCGTTCTTCATGTCGCTCCGCGAAGAAGCTGATCCTTGGGCTGTTAATAAGATTTCTGACGACGAAGAAGAGGAAGATTCCGATTCCCCGGCAAGTCGCCCCTACATGGAAACGCTCGAAATTACGGTGCTCCGTACTCGTGCGACCCGCGACATTACCGACTCCGAACTGGAACGTACCCTCAAGGACATGCGCCGCAAGCTCGGCATCTGGAAGAACGAAGTCAAGGCTAAGCTCGAAATCATTGCTGAACATGACGACTTGACCCGCGACTTCCGCAGCGCCGACGACAAGCTTGAAATCGTGATGGATTCCGATCCGCTCCACCTGACTTCTGATCACGGTGAACTGTTCCTCGGTTTCTGCCCGATTCGTACGATTTTTGACTACCACGTGAACCTGGGTAAGCGTCTCAAGACGAAGCACAACATGGCTATCGTCTCCAGTAACATTCGTACTTACCTCGGTAACCTCACTCACACGAACGCTGCTTTGATCGATGCCTTCCAGACCATGGAACGTAACGACGACCAGAACGTGAACGTGGATGACTTCCCGTTCCTGCACAACGGTATGACCCTTACCGGTGATGACCTGCGCCTCAAGGAACGCGATGGCAAGAAGGTGCTCTATATTGAACGCCCGAAGATTATTAACGGTGCCCAGTCTCTGTTCACCTATGAACAGTACGCCAAGAAGAGCAAAAAGCCGGTGAACCCGCAGGTGCTCGTGAAGGTCGTGGTGCCGTATCCTGGTGCCGACAACTTCCTGAACCAGGTGACTATGGCCAACAACCGCCAGAACCCGGTGTTCAGCTACCATCTGCGTGCTGCTGATGACCTGCAGTTCTTTATTTGGCAGCGTTACCAGGAAGAAGGCTTTACCTACGTTTATAAGGATGGCGTGCGCCTGAAGGCACGTACCCGTAAGCTCGAAGTGCGTATGCGCCCCGAACTGGCCAAGACCCTCTTCATGATGGATGGCAAGCTCAGCGAATGCCGCTCTAGCGACTGCATTTTCGATAAGGAAACCCTGTACCAGCGTTGCTTCGGCGCGTTCGTGCGTGTTTCTCCGGATAAGGAAAAGGATTTTGTCCGCAAGACCATCGCCTTCACCAAGGCCTGGCAGCTCCTTAGCCGTCTGCCGATCAAGATTCGCCGCGTGACCCCGGGTAAGGGCGTGTCTATCGAAGCGAACGATGATAACCCGCTGACCCGTATCACCTGGAACGGCCGCCTCGAAGACAAGTTTATCTTCCGTAGCGCCGTGAAGGACTTGGTGGTGGCCCTTGCCCTTAAGCATTGGCTCATTTACGGCGATCCGATTCAGGACTTCGAATGGCTGGTCGAAAACGAACTCAACTTCAACGATTCTATCCTCAAGTATGCTTCGCGCATTTACACCGAAGACCTGAAGGGAATCTTGATTTCTGAATTCAAGGACAATCCGTCTTACTACGACACCATTACCACGATTGACAAGGATAGCGGTGAATCTGTTGAACGTCGCTTGTGGAAGGGCTTTGCCAATACCGCCACTTATGACAAGATGATGGATCTTTTGTGCAAGAAGAACCGCACTTGGGAAAAGTGCCGCGGTGGTATCGAAGTATTCCTTTAA
- a CDS encoding M23 family metallopeptidase, translated as MKFILSIALSAFFAFSLLGCNEEEKIQGLKDEGDRLRAQIDSLTNEIEQAQLQPGNWIVHNDTVRAGDGLFQVLVRMQINEKERGKIVLALQDSAELSKLRVGQVFYAAIDSSGSVQRFRYAPNPANIHMLSRTENGYVYSLIQKPVKRRQSIFEGALTEGSTLNGTLFKVGIPGRMVGIVSGVLQCKVAFPLARAGDKFRILLEETFYQDSIWIDGRVVYAEFDGRIVGHHEAFRYEDPDPKSSFNAHYTEKGEALVFDGLRYPLDRLHVTSPFGSRIHPITGQRKMHAGIDYGSPTGTPVYAVAEGVVTVSGFDPFSGNKIAIRHRDRSESWYMHLSVRGVKVGSKVAARQCIGRVGSTGRSTGPHLHLGFKNEKGSWINPASKTMIAAPKLEGQRLARLKDQVAEIRKQIEATLAAPAVKANDTTDVMVRMRNL; from the coding sequence GTGAAATTTATTTTGTCGATTGCGTTGTCTGCGTTTTTTGCATTTTCGCTACTTGGCTGTAACGAAGAAGAGAAAATTCAAGGTCTGAAAGATGAAGGCGACCGCCTACGCGCACAAATCGATTCCCTCACGAATGAAATTGAGCAGGCGCAATTGCAACCCGGCAACTGGATTGTGCATAATGATACCGTCCGTGCTGGCGATGGCCTTTTCCAAGTACTTGTCCGCATGCAGATTAATGAAAAGGAACGTGGCAAGATTGTGCTTGCCCTCCAGGACAGTGCCGAACTTTCCAAGCTCCGCGTGGGCCAGGTTTTTTACGCTGCCATCGACTCTTCGGGCAGTGTGCAGCGATTCCGTTATGCCCCGAACCCGGCGAACATCCACATGCTTAGCCGCACCGAAAATGGTTACGTTTATAGTCTGATTCAAAAGCCGGTAAAGCGCAGACAGTCCATATTCGAAGGCGCGCTGACCGAAGGCAGCACCTTGAACGGTACGCTCTTCAAGGTTGGTATCCCCGGTCGCATGGTAGGTATCGTGAGTGGCGTGCTCCAGTGCAAGGTGGCTTTCCCGTTGGCCCGCGCTGGCGACAAGTTCCGCATTTTGCTCGAAGAAACTTTCTATCAGGATTCTATCTGGATTGACGGCCGCGTGGTCTACGCCGAATTCGACGGTCGCATTGTGGGCCATCATGAAGCATTCCGTTACGAAGACCCAGACCCCAAGAGTTCCTTTAACGCCCACTATACCGAAAAGGGTGAAGCATTGGTTTTTGATGGCCTGCGTTACCCGCTTGACCGCTTGCATGTTACAAGCCCCTTCGGTAGCCGCATTCACCCGATTACGGGCCAGCGCAAAATGCATGCCGGCATTGACTACGGTAGCCCCACGGGCACGCCGGTTTACGCCGTCGCCGAAGGTGTTGTGACGGTTTCGGGCTTTGATCCCTTCAGCGGCAACAAGATTGCCATTCGTCACAGGGACCGCTCCGAAAGCTGGTACATGCACCTGTCTGTTCGCGGCGTAAAGGTGGGCTCCAAGGTGGCTGCGCGCCAGTGCATTGGCCGCGTAGGATCCACAGGCCGAAGCACTGGCCCGCACCTGCATTTGGGTTTCAAGAACGAAAAGGGCTCCTGGATTAATCCGGCTTCCAAGACCATGATTGCCGCCCCCAAGCTTGAAGGGCAGCGGCTTGCTCGCCTGAAGGACCAAGTGGCTGAAATCCGCAAACAAATAGAGGCGACTCTCGCCGCCCCTGCCGTAAAAGCAAACGACACCACCGATGTGATGGTGCGTATGCGAAATCTCTAG
- a CDS encoding FKBP-type peptidyl-prolyl cis-trans isomerase, translating to MNKKLIIAAGALAFALTGCDQLCQGPKTKTALVTDKDKYSYALGAHFGNQARFQLVTRDSIDLDLDLFIQAFKERYNEDSAHFLMNDSIIFQTLTDLSQARQAEKNKKDSLAAEANKAAGEAFLAKNKTAEGVVTTESGLQYKVITEGTGATPADGDIVKVHYTGTLLDGTKFDSSVDRGEPLEFPIGAVIPGWTEMLKLMKVGEKVTAWIPSDLAYGPRGRGPQIPGNSTLVFEMELIDTHSAEQPAAEAPKAEVKKAAAKPAAPKAEKKAEAAKPAAEAKPAEAAKPAAAEAPAAAKAEAKPAAAAPAAAPAAAAAPATAN from the coding sequence ATGAACAAAAAACTCATTATTGCTGCGGGTGCTCTCGCATTTGCTCTGACTGGCTGTGATCAGCTGTGCCAGGGTCCCAAGACCAAGACTGCTTTGGTGACCGACAAGGATAAGTACAGCTATGCTCTCGGTGCCCATTTCGGTAACCAGGCTCGTTTCCAGTTGGTAACCCGCGACTCTATCGACCTCGACCTCGATCTCTTTATCCAGGCTTTCAAGGAACGCTATAACGAAGATTCCGCTCATTTCTTGATGAACGACTCCATCATCTTCCAGACCTTGACCGACCTTTCTCAGGCTCGTCAAGCTGAAAAGAACAAGAAGGACAGCCTCGCTGCCGAAGCCAACAAGGCTGCTGGCGAAGCATTCCTCGCCAAGAACAAGACTGCCGAAGGCGTCGTGACCACCGAATCTGGCCTCCAGTACAAGGTGATTACCGAAGGTACGGGTGCAACTCCGGCCGATGGCGACATCGTGAAGGTTCACTACACCGGTACGCTCCTCGACGGCACCAAGTTCGACAGCTCTGTCGATCGTGGCGAACCGCTTGAATTCCCGATTGGCGCTGTGATTCCGGGTTGGACCGAAATGCTCAAGCTCATGAAGGTTGGCGAAAAGGTCACCGCTTGGATCCCGAGCGACCTCGCTTACGGTCCGCGTGGCCGTGGCCCGCAGATTCCGGGTAACAGCACTCTCGTGTTCGAAATGGAACTCATCGACACCCATTCTGCCGAACAGCCCGCTGCCGAAGCCCCGAAGGCTGAAGTGAAGAAGGCTGCTGCTAAACCGGCTGCTCCTAAGGCTGAAAAGAAGGCCGAAGCCGCAAAGCCGGCCGCTGAAGCAAAGCCTGCTGAAGCTGCCAAGCCCGCCGCTGCCGAAGCTCCCGCTGCCGCTAAGGCTGAAGCAAAGCCTGCTGCCGCTGCCCCGGCTGCCGCTCCTGCCGCCGCAGCCGCTCCCGCTACTGCAAACTAA
- a CDS encoding S41 family peptidase: MFKKLLLGASIFSLFLSACTEPEESSKIPMFPEEDDFSNDIEAELYFNYFYLDLYYIYGHARNELSDNYKVYLNKGTSADARGKNFCTEEYYDVCYMYNQLADPFTHYFDPVVAPQVLASIFETETITGIGAEVEEITDIGSRYIRISDIYPGSPAEKAGLQIGDVIVQIDGLNISSASNFEAMCTGNIGDIIKIVVNRNDELVVAAVTVDEYNEPSVRLTYQDSIPVIQIQQFVVTTISDKGTFGEFLSALKKTEGAKSTIIDLRGNPGGETKQCDSIAAALLSKGDTIIIDIEAFPDSIREGGYWRYVQRLDTVSRIVPGDGVGKDRYYVVMADTGSASCSESMLSALTANRHVPVVGQLTYGKGIGQIVIDSTYRYGLALITALQSFDKNWESYHDLGIVPDFEIDDPDEQLAKAVELAKEGTYIRTAGYGTRKLNHFSKARLQEPSNKIPTAKDLKLRYEIRH, encoded by the coding sequence ATGTTCAAAAAACTGCTTTTAGGCGCTAGTATTTTTTCGCTGTTTCTTTCGGCATGTACAGAACCCGAAGAAAGTTCAAAAATTCCCATGTTTCCAGAAGAGGATGACTTTTCCAACGATATAGAAGCAGAACTCTATTTCAATTACTTCTACCTTGACCTCTACTACATCTACGGTCACGCTCGTAACGAGCTTTCCGACAATTACAAAGTCTACCTGAACAAGGGAACAAGTGCCGACGCCCGCGGAAAGAATTTCTGCACCGAAGAATACTACGACGTATGCTACATGTATAACCAGTTGGCAGACCCCTTTACCCACTACTTTGATCCCGTAGTCGCCCCTCAGGTTCTTGCAAGTATTTTTGAAACCGAAACAATCACAGGTATAGGCGCAGAAGTCGAAGAAATTACCGACATCGGATCTCGCTACATACGCATCTCGGATATCTATCCGGGTTCCCCCGCAGAAAAGGCGGGACTCCAAATAGGCGACGTCATTGTTCAGATAGACGGTCTCAATATTTCATCGGCATCTAACTTCGAAGCTATGTGTACCGGCAATATTGGCGACATCATCAAGATTGTCGTAAACCGCAACGATGAATTGGTCGTTGCCGCCGTCACCGTAGACGAATACAACGAACCTTCTGTCAGACTTACTTACCAAGATTCCATTCCGGTGATTCAGATTCAGCAATTTGTCGTAACCACCATTAGCGACAAGGGCACTTTCGGAGAATTCCTTTCTGCCCTCAAAAAGACCGAAGGCGCCAAGTCTACCATTATCGACCTGCGCGGAAACCCCGGCGGAGAAACAAAGCAGTGTGACAGCATTGCCGCGGCACTGCTTTCCAAGGGAGATACGATTATCATTGACATTGAAGCATTCCCAGATTCTATTCGTGAAGGCGGATATTGGCGTTACGTTCAAAGACTTGATACCGTTTCCCGAATCGTACCGGGAGACGGCGTTGGCAAAGACCGCTACTACGTAGTGATGGCCGATACAGGTTCTGCAAGCTGTTCCGAAAGCATGCTTTCTGCCTTGACCGCAAATAGACACGTTCCTGTCGTAGGCCAATTGACTTACGGAAAGGGCATTGGTCAGATTGTAATCGACTCGACTTATAGATATGGGCTCGCCTTGATAACCGCCTTGCAGAGTTTCGACAAGAACTGGGAAAGCTATCACGATTTGGGTATTGTTCCGGATTTTGAAATCGACGACCCCGATGAACAGCTGGCCAAGGCCGTGGAACTTGCCAAAGAAGGAACCTACATACGTACCGCAGGCTACGGCACCAGAAAATTGAACCACTTCTCTAAGGCCCGCCTCCAGGAACCGTCGAACAAGATTCCGACGGCAAAAGACCTAAAGCTTAGATACGAAATTAGGCACTAA
- a CDS encoding acyl-CoA carboxylase subunit beta: MWNEKYIAKLDNYLAQAQAAGGAARVDKQHQSGKCTARERMEMLFDEGTFVEVGALRKSSNRVLKESKVVLGDGVVTGYGKVNGRLVFASSQDFTVGGGSLGQCHAEKICRVMDMAVEAGAPFVAMNDSGGARIDEGVFSLAGYSAIMARNVWASGVIPQIAVIMGPCAGGACYSPALSDFIFMTQNTSQMFLTGPAVVKQVMGENITAAELGGAPVHMAKSGVAHFMYEDDKKCLEGVRKLLSYLPQSNRKESAECNCKIAEAAKNDEGFFKKLFSKSESNEVAASFDNSAAIQDIVPDNYKQAYDVKAVIAAFADADSFFEVQSDWGKNVVIGFARLNGEAIGIVANQPKVLAGSLDVDGSDKAGRFVRFCDAFNIPLLALADVPGYMPGSKQEYSGIIRHGAKLLYAFAEATVPKVTLILRKAFGGAYIAMNSKDVGADYVFALPIAQVAVMGAEGAVEIINKKEIAAAPDPVAARAQCIAKYEEELMNPYVAASMGVVDEVIHPADVRKRLITAFDALKTKEQKRHWKKHANIPL, from the coding sequence ATGTGGAACGAAAAGTATATCGCCAAGCTGGATAACTACCTGGCCCAGGCCCAGGCAGCTGGTGGCGCTGCCCGTGTCGATAAGCAGCACCAGTCCGGAAAGTGCACTGCCCGCGAACGCATGGAAATGCTGTTCGACGAAGGTACGTTTGTTGAAGTCGGTGCACTCCGCAAGTCGAGCAACCGCGTGCTCAAGGAAAGCAAAGTCGTCTTGGGTGACGGCGTCGTGACCGGTTACGGCAAGGTGAATGGCCGTCTGGTGTTTGCATCTTCCCAGGACTTTACGGTGGGTGGCGGCTCCTTGGGCCAGTGCCACGCCGAAAAGATTTGCCGCGTGATGGACATGGCTGTTGAAGCCGGTGCTCCGTTTGTCGCCATGAACGATAGCGGTGGAGCCCGTATCGACGAAGGTGTGTTCTCGCTCGCTGGCTATAGCGCCATCATGGCCCGCAACGTTTGGGCTTCTGGCGTGATTCCTCAGATTGCCGTGATCATGGGCCCCTGCGCTGGTGGCGCCTGCTATTCTCCGGCTCTTAGCGACTTCATTTTCATGACCCAGAACACGAGCCAAATGTTCCTTACCGGTCCGGCTGTCGTCAAGCAGGTGATGGGCGAAAACATCACTGCTGCCGAACTCGGTGGCGCTCCGGTGCACATGGCAAAGTCTGGTGTGGCTCACTTCATGTACGAAGATGACAAGAAGTGCCTTGAAGGTGTCCGCAAGCTCCTCAGCTACTTGCCGCAGAGCAACCGCAAGGAATCTGCCGAATGCAACTGCAAGATTGCCGAAGCCGCCAAGAACGACGAAGGCTTCTTCAAGAAGCTGTTCTCCAAGTCCGAATCGAACGAAGTTGCCGCTTCCTTTGATAACAGCGCCGCTATCCAGGACATTGTTCCGGATAACTATAAGCAGGCTTACGATGTGAAGGCTGTGATTGCCGCCTTTGCCGATGCCGACAGCTTCTTTGAAGTGCAGAGCGACTGGGGCAAGAACGTTGTAATCGGATTTGCTCGCCTGAATGGTGAAGCCATCGGTATCGTGGCTAACCAGCCGAAGGTGCTCGCCGGTTCCTTGGACGTGGACGGTTCCGACAAGGCAGGCCGCTTTGTTCGCTTCTGCGATGCGTTCAACATTCCGCTGCTGGCCCTTGCTGACGTTCCGGGTTACATGCCAGGTTCCAAGCAGGAATACTCGGGCATTATCCGCCATGGTGCAAAGCTCCTTTATGCCTTTGCCGAAGCAACCGTGCCGAAGGTGACGCTCATTTTGCGTAAGGCTTTCGGTGGTGCTTACATCGCCATGAACAGCAAGGACGTGGGTGCCGACTACGTGTTCGCCCTCCCGATCGCTCAGGTGGCCGTGATGGGTGCCGAAGGTGCTGTGGAAATCATCAACAAGAAGGAAATCGCTGCAGCTCCGGATCCGGTGGCCGCTCGCGCCCAGTGCATCGCCAAGTACGAAGAAGAACTGATGAACCCCTACGTTGCCGCCTCTATGGGCGTGGTCGACGAAGTGATTCACCCGGCCGATGTTCGCAAGCGCCTGATTACCGCTTTCGATGCCTTGAAGACCAAGGAACAAAAGCGTCACTGGAAGAAACACGCTAACATTCCGCTGTAA
- a CDS encoding S41 family peptidase: protein MNLLRKFSFPVFRVLKTIPLVFLAACSDFFEPVDSTSTPTEYTYNYWLLQRTYLFEDELPLLDEQGDSVSELYNKLSDPFTRYVPPAKSEETITHINTSIVPGDVGMEYTLFTQMAHPLVIYRVYPESPAGRAGIKRYGNILNVNGVEITGTNAFDTYNSILAQNKEVSITVESLGDTTIYKLTKEDVYAPTVFIDTLSGVQIITITSFKLNTANRTEGTFGELKAYLDSTKNTTEPRIIDLRNNPGGHVNHCTSMAGLFVPEDSIVSTRYWRSFGADGKPVYNKLSILADSSGSGRNGKFLMLVNRNSASCAEIFAVALQEGANIPIAGERSYGKGIGQSTWKTMAGGLSLITNLEFLTPKGNSYNKIGIFPDYPCESATLQCGFDALEAEYGSKSKKAALKKSAASSYASDPQVLRRYKDFGGAIMNGDSLDILVY from the coding sequence ATGAATCTACTGAGAAAATTCTCTTTTCCTGTTTTTCGCGTCTTAAAGACAATCCCTCTCGTCTTTCTCGCTGCCTGCAGTGATTTTTTCGAGCCGGTAGACAGTACATCTACCCCCACAGAATACACTTATAATTATTGGCTTTTACAACGGACATACCTGTTCGAAGACGAACTGCCCCTGCTGGATGAACAGGGCGATTCTGTCAGCGAGCTCTATAACAAGCTGTCAGACCCGTTCACTCGTTACGTTCCTCCAGCAAAAAGTGAAGAAACAATCACACACATCAACACAAGCATTGTACCCGGCGATGTCGGCATGGAATACACACTGTTTACGCAGATGGCGCATCCACTCGTCATTTACCGAGTTTATCCCGAAAGCCCCGCCGGACGAGCAGGGATTAAGCGCTACGGAAACATTCTAAATGTCAACGGCGTTGAAATTACGGGTACAAACGCTTTCGACACATACAATTCCATACTCGCTCAAAACAAAGAGGTTTCCATAACAGTCGAATCGCTCGGCGACACCACAATATACAAGCTCACCAAAGAAGATGTTTACGCCCCGACGGTGTTCATTGACACGCTGAGCGGAGTCCAGATTATAACCATCACCAGCTTCAAGTTAAACACCGCAAATCGAACTGAAGGGACATTCGGTGAACTGAAAGCCTACTTGGACTCTACGAAAAACACAACAGAACCAAGGATTATCGACCTGCGCAACAACCCGGGTGGACACGTCAATCATTGTACATCTATGGCAGGACTTTTCGTTCCCGAAGACTCCATCGTTTCTACCCGCTATTGGAGAAGTTTTGGCGCCGACGGCAAACCCGTTTACAACAAATTATCCATTTTGGCGGATTCAAGTGGAAGCGGTCGAAACGGGAAATTCTTGATGCTTGTAAACAGGAACAGCGCAAGCTGTGCCGAAATCTTTGCAGTTGCCCTTCAAGAAGGCGCCAACATTCCTATCGCCGGCGAACGCTCCTATGGCAAGGGAATCGGGCAAAGCACCTGGAAAACGATGGCTGGGGGACTTTCGCTCATTACCAACTTGGAATTCTTGACACCCAAGGGCAATTCCTACAATAAAATCGGAATTTTCCCAGACTATCCTTGTGAATCGGCAACACTCCAATGCGGCTTTGATGCACTCGAAGCAGAGTACGGATCCAAATCGAAAAAGGCCGCTTTAAAAAAGAGTGCTGCCAGTTCATACGCGAGCGACCCCCAAGTGTTGCGACGCTATAAGGACTTTGGCGGAGCTATCATGAATGGTGATAGCCTAGATATTTTGGTATATTAA
- a CDS encoding leucine-rich repeat domain-containing protein, with product MNLLDIINKAKAEKATSLDLSQKELRILPQELFELEDLEELILDRNMLVELPDDISKLKKLKKLSVSENDLMELPETIGELTNLEHLYLGYNSLSELPDSVGNLKKLQTVNIAKNQLLDLTLEVGKWVNVTKLSLHDNMLSEVPATLGKLKKLRKLYLDNNDLTSIPANLSHLESLEVLMVSGNNLGAIPSEFGNLKKLKELVLDANQLATLPESLAECDSLETISVVENPLEGGIPRVLLDKKGLSIDQ from the coding sequence ATGAATTTGCTAGATATCATTAATAAAGCCAAGGCCGAAAAAGCCACCTCGTTAGACCTTTCCCAAAAAGAACTGAGAATCCTTCCTCAGGAACTTTTCGAATTGGAAGACCTCGAAGAGCTCATCCTCGACCGCAACATGCTCGTGGAACTCCCCGATGACATTTCCAAGCTCAAGAAACTGAAAAAACTTTCCGTGAGCGAAAACGACCTGATGGAACTCCCCGAAACCATCGGCGAACTTACAAATCTTGAACACCTGTACCTGGGTTACAACAGCCTTTCGGAACTTCCGGATTCCGTGGGTAACCTCAAGAAGCTCCAGACGGTGAACATCGCCAAGAACCAGCTTTTGGATCTGACTCTCGAAGTCGGCAAATGGGTAAACGTCACCAAGCTCTCCCTGCACGACAACATGCTGTCCGAAGTCCCGGCGACCCTCGGCAAGCTGAAAAAGCTCCGCAAACTCTACCTGGACAACAACGACCTCACTTCTATCCCGGCCAACCTTTCTCACCTGGAATCCCTGGAAGTCCTGATGGTGTCGGGCAACAACCTGGGTGCAATTCCCTCTGAATTTGGCAACCTGAAGAAGCTCAAGGAACTGGTGCTCGACGCCAACCAGCTCGCCACCCTCCCCGAAAGCCTCGCCGAATGCGACAGCCTCGAAACGATTTCCGTGGTGGAAAACCCGCTCGAAGGCGGAATCCCCCGCGTGCTTTTGGACAAGAAAGGCCTGAGCATCGATCAGTAA